In a single window of the Bufo bufo chromosome 5, aBufBuf1.1, whole genome shotgun sequence genome:
- the ADCYAP1 gene encoding pituitary adenylate cyclase-activating polypeptide — MTMYRKALLTWLLVYGVMRCTVHSSPTALKYPALRLEDEVYDEDGNTLPDFAFDNDPIGIGNPSSVLDDMYSFYYPPEKRHADDLLNKAYRNLLGQLSARKYLHTLMANRLGALSSSLEDDSEPLSKRHSDGIFTDSYSRYRKQMAVKKYLAAVLGKRYKQRIKNKGRRVAYL, encoded by the exons ATGACAATGTACAGGAAAGCCCTGCTCACCTGGCTGTTGGTGTATGGAGTAATGCGCTGCACTGTCCACTCCTCACCTACTGCGCTCAAGTACCCGGCACTTAG GCTTGAAGATGAAGTGTACGATGAGGATGGTAACACTCTTCCAGACTTTGCTTTCGATAATGATCCGATCGGTATTGGAAATCCTTCCTCGGTCCTAGACGATATGTACTCCTTTTATTACCCGCCGGAAAAGAG acatgctgatgatctattaAACAAAGCCTATAGGAATTTACTGGGGCAATTGTCTGCGAGGAAATACCTGCATACTCTGATGGCCAATCGCTTAGG TGCATTGAGTAGCAGCCTGGAAGACGACTCGGAGCCACTGTCAAAACGGCACTCAGATGGCATCTTCACTGACAGCTACAGCCGATACAGAAAACAAATGGCTGTCAAGAAATACttggcagcagtcctggggaaaAGGTATAAACAAAGAATTAAAAATAAAGGACGACGAGTAGCATACTTGTAG